One window of the Colletotrichum destructivum chromosome 6, complete sequence genome contains the following:
- a CDS encoding Putative xylose isomerase-like, TIM barrel domain, xylose isomerase-like superfamily yields MPTIARFRTLWGIPAGDQFANWIAIFPDLKAKGYTGVEIDYSAIPTHELPELRRILDQFGFQLIAQIMSSWQGYTGPRPPGLTPKDHLDFYRKSLERAQILKPVKVNAQSGSDVWTLDQSVDFYRGTFKIDEELGFAGRVTHETHRNRSLFTPYATKHILEKVPNLRITADISHWVVVSERLLDESQEDQEILEKVVPHVYHVHARIGTTQGSQCADPSDPIYTPEREFFERFWTKVIQHSATRGADYQITFTPEYGPYPYHPHHSPRVYTEVADTEGTRLEGIFLEAL; encoded by the exons ATGCCGACTATTGCTCGCTTTCGTACGCTGTGGGGGATCCCGGCTGGGGACCAGTTCGCCAACTGGATTGCCATTTTCCCTGACCTGAAGGCAAAGGGCTACA CCGGAGTTGAGATAGACTACAGTGCGATTCCGACTCACGAGCTGCCCGAGCTCAGACGAATTCTCGACCAGTTTGGCTTTCAGCTTATTGCGCA AATTATGTCATCTTGGCAAGGATACACCGGCCCCAGACCACCAGGCCTGACACCCAAAGATCATCTTGACTTCTACCGCAAGTCCCTTGAGCGCGCACAAATTCTTAAGCCGGTGAAGGTCAATGCTCAGTCGGGGAG CGATGTTTGGACCCTTGACCAGTCTGTCGATTTCTACCGGGGTACTTTCAAGATTGACGAGGAGCTGGGCTTTGCTGGCAGAGTAACGCATGAGACGCATCGAAATCGGTCACTATTCACCCCTTACGCGACGAAACACATCCTGGAGAAAGTACCGAA TCTCCGAATCACCGCCGACATATCTCACTGGGTCGTTGTCTCTGAGAGACTCCTAGATGAGTcacaagaagaccaagaaaTTCTCGAGAAGGTCGTCCCTCAT GTTTATCATGTTCACGCTCGGATCGGCACGACCCAGGGTTCTCAGTGCGCCGATCCGTCGGACCCAATCTACACCCCCGAGCGGGAATTCTTCGAGAGATTCTGGACCAAAGTCATCCAGCACAGCGCCACTCGCGGCGCCGACTACCAAATTACATTTACCCCAGAATACGG GCCGTACCCTTATCACCCCCATCACAGTCCCCGAGTGTACACTGAGGTTGCGGACACTGAAGGTACTCGACTAGAGGGGATTTTCCTGGAAGCCTTGTAA
- a CDS encoding Putative SANT/Myb domain-containing protein, producing MVLSQFRELDVKSMEQLYEKKERKKRQRAEQKRRHEREEQQQQQQQKQAQLPSTALATLLGQTVGVLGATEAQITSWTSADPFASTGNLDFDSGENIGIAEAYTQCDFASLESTEPSCEIGGILSTMPKPTFADGINSHSPSWMSCAPLPAQPSTERASHDEANPSSAEGLPLALDLARRATGQLRLANSVISAMNASVVEVEDSSESCDSCNADETDDGRGSDDEETDVESCHQEMAVPGCELTEKDLSGSPVLHALSQSNPAAPNCPECPSVARNPFLSDSAKTPVGSLGGLKEPQTGDFSLPTPASDHASDSGQVGHIVTCRKKRGGEPTEGGSESYELRPAKRMRPRKVDNGTKSPALPPRTLRALPSRVPAENSSKRLSNEIEIQPRRSAETPERSEAEDPIGLIPCGNDKLRPDTSLMHDLDDTSKRSRCKEARQGRSRKISPVPSLRPNHLSRNHDQTERCGLVPPPPINTTANLPVATCHACGFSAKHLLRMINTFEALNGGIARLPDGERRMDMLELFLGFIKNYATERLPHNELITGEDKPYNTTHQDHSAEVAIGLSHGDTFNQHDGSDDNTDDNDSQSDSQSGNDCSDHYPSPDRLEENVKRCKRRRWTDWEEERLRVYIEEGKEWSWIAKRLHRSEPAVTQHWVIMERQDKEAAK from the exons ATGGTCCTCTCACAGTTCAGAGAATTGGACGTCAAGTCCATGGAACAGTTGTACGAAAAAAAAGAGCGCAAAAAGAGGCAACGCGCAGAGCAGAAACGTCGACACGAGCgcgaagagcagcagcagcaacagcagcagaaacAAGCGCAACTCCCATCAACGGCCCTTGCAACACTACTTGGACAGACCGTTGGAGTTCTGGGTGCGACAGAGGCCCAGATCACAAGCT GGACAAGCGCCGACCCTTTCGCTAGCACTGGCAACCTTGACTTTGATTCCGGTGAGAATATTGGAATCGCCGAAGCGTACACACAATGCGACTTCGCGTCCTTGGAGTCCACAGAACCGTCTTGTGAGATCGGTGGTATCCTATCGACAATGCCAAAGCCTACCTTTGCAGACGGTATCAACTCACATTCGCCATCTTGGATGTCTTGCGCACCCCTACCTGCTCAGCCTTCCACAGAACGAGCCTCTCATGACGAGGCAAATCCATCTTCGGCTGAGGGACTGCCATTGGCTCTTGACCTAGCCAGACGGGCAACTGGGCAACTTCGCCTGGCAAATTCTGTTATCAGCGCCATGAACGCAT CTGTagttgaagttgaagatAGCAGCGAGAGCTGCGATAGTTGCAATGCTGAtgagaccgacgacggcaggggttctgacgatgaagagacCGATGTTGAGAGCTGCCATCAAGAGATGGCAGTCCCAGGATGTGAACTTACGGAAAAAGATCTGTCGGGTAGTCCTGTACTACACGCCCTGTCACAAAGCAACCCCGCAGCGCCCAACTGCCCAGAGTGCCCATCTGTTGCTAGAAACCCATTTCTCAGCGACTCGGCAAAGACGCCAGTTGGTTCCTTGGGCGGGTTGAAAGAGCCTCAAACAGGTGATTTTTCACTCCCTACCCCAGCGTCTGATCACGCCTCCGATTCAGGGCAAGTTGGCCATATTGTTACCTGTCGGAAGAAACGGGGAGGCGAGCCAACCGAAGGCGGCAGCGAGAGCTATGAACTACGCCCGGCTAAACGAATGAGGCCTCGCAAAGTTGACAACGGGACAAAATCACCGGCTCTGCCACCCAGGACTTTACGCGCATTGCCATCTCGAGTCCCGGCAGAGAATTCAAGTAAGAGGCTGTCAAACGAAATTGAAATACAGCCTCGTCGCTCGGCCGAAACACCGGAACGGTCTGAAGCGGAGGACCCCATCGGTTTAATACCCTGTGGCAACGACAAGCTGCGCCCTGATACATCATTAATGCACGACTTGGATGATACCTCCAAAAGAAGCAGGTGCAAGGAAGCAAGGCAGGGTCGCTCGCGAAAAATATCGCCTGTTCCCTCACTTCGCCCAAACCACCTTTCTAGGAATCATGATCAGACCGAGAGGTGCGGATTGGTTCCCCCTCCGCCTATCAACACCACGGCGAACCTACCAGTAGCCACATGTCATGCTTGCGGCTTTTCTGCGAAACACCTATTACGCATGATCAACACTTTCGAGGCTCTCAATGGGGGTATCGCTAGGTTGCCTGATGGTGAAAGACGAATGGACATGCTTGAGCTATTCCTTGGGTTCATCAAAAACTATGCTACGGAGAGACTTCCACACAACGAACTAATCACGGGGGAAGACAAACCGTATAACACGACACATCAAGATCATTCAGCGGAGGTTGCTATCGGACTGTCACACGGTGATACATTCAACCAGCATGATGGCTCGGACGACAACACCGATGACAACGACAGCCAAAGCGACAGCCAAAGTGGCAATGATTGTTCTGATCATTACCCCAGCCCAGACAGGCTTGAAGAAAACGTTAAAAGGTGTAAGCGCCGCCGTTGGACGGATTGGGAAGAGGAGCGTCTGCGTGTATACATTGAAGAGGGGAAGGAGTGGTCATGGATTGCAAAAAGGCTGCATCGAAGCGAGCCAGCTGTGACTCAGCATTGGGTGATAATGGAGAGGCAAGACAAGGAGGCAGCAAAGTGA
- a CDS encoding Putative carbon-nitrogen hydrolase, protein amidase, which translates to MRIGCLQFAPQVGDIDNNLNRADSCLNKANTDNLDILVLPELAFTGYNFKSLQHISHFLEPSGSGITSLWARTTALKYNCNVVVGYPEKVDVSNKWPTGPEFYNSAIIVNGDGETIANYRKSFLYHTDETWALEGGKGFYEGWIPGLGNTSIGICEHGLEVIKSSFQHHRYSLLTFDSPYKFQAPWHAFEFAFHVLEYDSNLVILSMAWMTREDGRMFSRMPNEPDMDTLTYWVTRLEPLIRAEKKEEIIIVFCNRTGIEDDAVYAGTSAVIGIQDGEVKVYGLLGRGERELLVIDTDNPPYGKLVYRPESEKPPTTSSELLQLGGFLSPVVSSGPVASSRNDDSRQGVSLAISTQPQPASLPKRSSSVLGSSQKSSKRLPALGQTKLLPAVQMPTGTPLGSNSNDDTASSPESIYISTPTAPSPTPQAIRPKLTIPLSTPLQPWQTGSPVHHSYQSTRSAHSLGSSDSTQLDPRPPEDSTPYPHSGVPRSTYPRKGPEGLEKRIYSGSVSITHLPVRPITPFNDHSPTEAGYVWQPSDLLLKTPLESQERNPVAESDETRTQTFHLPLFAKDEPTIPPPPPPPPPTPPPSPPDAFLNLCSYSSHGWQLMVEEDG; encoded by the exons ATGAGAATAGGATGCCTCCAGTTTGCTCCTCAAGTGGGCGACATAGACAACAACCTCAATCGAGCTGACTCTTGTCTGAACAAAGCGAATACAGACAATCTTGATATTCTTGTCCTGCCTGAGCTGGCTTTTACAG GATACAACTTCAAGTCATTGCAACATATCTCGCACTTTCTCGAACCATCAGGCTCCGGCATCACATCGTTGTGGGCTCGAACCACTGCCCTCAAATACAACTGCAATGTCGTAGTTGGCTATCCGGAAAAGGTAGATGTCTCCAACAAGTGGCCCACTGGCCCGGAGTTTTACAACTCTGCCATCATCGTCAATGGAGATGGTGAGACGATCGCCAACTATAGGAAGAGCTTTCTCTACCACACCGACGAGACATGGGCTCttgaggggggaaaaggatTCTACGAGGGCTGGATTCCCGGACTAGGGAACACGTCTATCGGCATCTGTGA GCATGGACTTGAAGTAATTAAGTCTAGCTTCCAACATCACAGGTACTCGCTACTGACATTCGACAGCCCTTACAAGTTCCAAGCCCCGTGGCATGCTTTCGAATTCGCTTTTCATGTACTCGAATACGATTCTAACTTGGTCATCCTGTCGATGGCATGGATGACCCGGGAAGATGGTCGCATGTTCAGTCGGATGCCGAATGAGCCAGACATGGACACCTTGACCTACTGGGTCACTCGTTTGGAGCCTCTGATTCGGGcggagaagaaagaggagatcatcatcgtcttctgcAACCGCACCGGTATAGAAGATGACGCTGTCTATGCTGGAACGAGTGCAGTCATCGGGATTCAAGATGGCGAGGTCAAGGTGTACGGCCTTCTTGGGCGAGGCGAGAGGGAGCTTTTGGTCATCGACACCGACAATCCTCCTTATGGAAAGCTCGTGTATCGTCCGGAGTCTGAGAAGCCGCCTACCACGAGCTctgagctgctgcagctcgGCGGCTTCTTGTCACCAGTTGTTTCGTCAGGGCCTGTTGCTTCATCCCGCAACGATGACTCAAGACAAGGCGTTTCTTTGGCCATTTCGACCCAGCCCCAGCCTGCTTCTCTTCCCAAAAGATCATCTTCTGTCTTGGGGTCTTCCCAAAAATCGTCGAAGAGATTGCCAGCGTTAGGCCAGACAAAGCTGTTGCCAGCGGTCCAAATGCCTACTGGTACTCCGTTGGGGTCAAATTCTAATGACGATACGGCTAGCTCGCCAGAGAGCATATACATCTCAACACCAACTGCTCCAAGCCCTACCCCTCAGGCAATTCGACCGAAACTGACCATTCCACTATCGACACCCCTCCAGCCATGGCAAACCGGTAGCCCTGTACATCACAGTTATCAATCCACCCGTTCGGCTCACTCCCTCGGTTCCAGTGACTCAACTCAATTGGACCCGCGGCCGCCCGAAGACAGCACTCCATATCCCCACAGCGGTGTTCCACGGAGCACATATCCTAGGAAGGGGCCAGAAGGTCTGGAGAAGAGAATATATAGTGGGAGTGTATCAATCACCCACTTGCCTGTCAGGCCCATCACTCCTTTCAACGACCACTCGCCAACGGAGGCTGGCTATGTCTGGCAACCTTCAGACCTTCTTTTGAAGACACCACTGGAGTCGCAAGAACGGAACCCAGTTGCAGAGTCTGATGAAACCAGAACGCAGACTTTTCACCTCCCGCTATTCGCCAAAGACGAGCCAACtattcccccccccccccccccccccccccccacaccccccccttctcctccggACGCGTTCCTCAACCTCTGTTCGTACAGCAGTCACGGCTGGCAGCTCAtggtcgaagaagacggatGA
- a CDS encoding Putative aminoglycoside phosphotransferase, protein kinase-like domain superfamily produces MATDSTSWTRVQDFLQNSDHQTIACFNQVNWDQLCRIASDANRSLECVTLDQITSGLNNVVRQLEFSDKTRWAARIPIIRSESSCSYSKNLQNEIATMQFIQENSSLRVPRVFVYDTDMNNAAEAAFMLIEMLPGIVAMDALGGHKVHGGVIPVEYRKPFYRSVAECHVQMTSLRLPKIGAIIRREDGGYETGPIPGIGGPFDTAAAFFEAWADNIKFKLDKETITQMMQRGPISAEEMVKMTDEFPSQIKSMAKLLPLRNEGPFPLCHDDFLHSNIMVDEASFNVTGIIDWEGACTVPWGLVTYPEFIQVMPRSFDLPQHYDQDGHPLKESVKEKWREQRDYVEMVKTAEGEDNLLSTSLSSNLNQALAYSYGAFTTGKLGFYDRVVTELKKGTQV; encoded by the exons ATGGCTACAGACTCAACCTCCTGGACAAGAGTTCAGGATTTTCTTCAGAACAGTGATCACCAAACTATCGCTTGTTTCAACCAAGTCAACTGGGATCAGCTGTGCCGAATAGCCTCGGATGCCAACCGCAGCTTGGAATGTGTAACCCTGGACCAGATAACGAGCGGACTCAACAACGTCGTCCGTCAACTTGAGTTCTCCGACAAAACTCGTTGGGCAGCCCGAATTCCAATCATACGGAGCGAGTCTTCATGTTCCTACAGCAAAAATCTACAAAATGAAATTGCAACAATGCAGTTCATCCAAGAGAATTCCAGCTTACGGGTACCCCGAGTCTTTGTCTACGACACAGACATGAATAATGCTGCAGAGGCTGCCTTCATGCTCATCGAAATGCTCCCCGGTATTGTTGCTATGGATGCTCTCGGCGGTCACAAAGTACACGGCGGTGTGATACCCGTAGAGTACCGAAAACCTTTCTATCGATCTGTCGCTGAGTGTCAT GTCCAAATGACGTCATTGCGACTCCCAAAAATTGGAGCTATCATCCGAAGGGAGGACGGCGGATACGAGACGGGTCCTATTCCGGGGATCGGCGGTCCGTTTGATACAGCGGCGGCCTTTTTTGAGGCATGGGCCGACAATATCAAGttcaagctcgacaaggaAACAATCACCCAAATGATGCAGAGAGGTCCAATTTCGGCGGAAGAGATGGTCAAAATGACCGACGAATTCCCTTCGCAGATCAAAAGCATGGCCAAACTACTCCCCTTACGCAATGAGGGACCATTTCCTCTGTGCCACGATGATTTCCTTCACAGCAACATCATGGTCGACGAAGCCAGCTTTAACGTAACCGGAATCATTGACTGGGAGGGGGCATGCACGGTTCCTTGGGGACTCGTTACGTACCCCGAGTTCATTCAAGTCATGCCTCGGTCGTTCGACTTGCCCCAACATTACGACCAAGATGGGCACCCCCTAAAGGAAAGCGTGAAAGAAAAATGGCGCGAGCAGCGAGACTATGTTGAGATGGTGAAAACAGCGGAAGGTGAAGATAACCTGCTTTCAACCTCTCTCAGTAGCAACTTAAACCAGGCTTTGGCCTACTCGTACGGAGCTTTTACTACTGGAAAATTGGGGTTCTATGATAGAGTCGTAACGGAGTTGAAAAAAGGCACTCAAGTGTAG
- a CDS encoding Putative protein kinase yields MEVELAKLRQQLREEQQRREEAERRREEEQHRREEAERRREEEQHRREEAERRREEEQHRRKEAEELAITSRPQTLQAYLEACHSLSLAIQVVTDRSLTTQGDTTNPTGRIFPRRIIPWDDFATAQEEVWAHLLDQQFSSQPLFPSQHQLDYVMSLVSSISSEIGLRNYERDTVENAVQKLVDEAYHNLRLRTDLGLQGTVTFESHTNLGETDDSLSEHLHRMSIEKGDAGQPAPASRPPSRKPQRRARGKGNRADQFCIQRTSDGRNIPAVAIEYKAPHKLGRNEVVTGLASEIQPERDVINKDGEGFAYASKALAAAVVTQLFSYMIGKGIQYGYVCTGEAFVFLHIPDDPTTVRYHVCVPNLDVLDNDVNRLHRTAVAQVFAFIIQALRVEPPPPSWHDAAAALDTWAVEYDDVLRKIPESVRKGKQALASPYKPQRWRGFKRSPIQTRSRCKQSDTNTSLRDHSSDDEEDTRPFSTPSPSTRLNKNAITLSTGTGSTGKQGQRRQEEQKKQQRIQDRPFCTSKCLRGLAYGGPMDKTCPNFEDHGHHHINREQFLRSILIQLAQDRGRDADAVPLYLSGSIGSLFKVRLSSSGYTLVAKGVERVDLGRLRHENDLYDRLQPIQGIHVPVCLGSVDLVLPYYYDSGVFEHFLFLSWAGLPLFDFINRTTKVDIVNKVTAAYKRIHRLHILHHDAEPRNIMYDQKSGHVMIVDFERAEFRSRQPLGSLGPNAQNQSKRRRTQKQGKDDFEKEQESVTGSLLRLMK; encoded by the coding sequence ATGGAGGTTGAACTTGCCAAACTGCGTCAGCAActtcgagaagaacaacaacgacgCGAGGAAGCTGAACGCCGACGCGAGGAAGAACAACACCGACGCGAGGAAGCTGAACGCCGACGCGAGGAAGAACAACACCGACGCGAGGAAGCTGAACGCCGACGCGAGGAAGAACAACACCGACGTAAGGAAGCTGAGGAACTTGCGATAACTTCACGACCACAAACACTTCAGGCTTATCTCGAGGCCTGCCACTCGCTCAGTCTCGCCATTCAGGTCGTTACCGACCGCTCTCTAACTACGCAAGGCGACACGACCAACCCGACCGGTCGGATTTTTCCTCGACGAATCATCCCGTGGGATGACTTCGCAACAGCACAAGAAGAGGTCTGGGCCCATTTATTGGACCAGCAATTCTCTTCCCAGCCCCTCTTCCCATCTCAACATCAATTGGACTATGTGATGTCCCTGGTCAGCTCGATCAGTAGCGAAATTGGGCTCCGGAATTACGAACGCGATACTGTCGAAAACGCGGTGCAAAAACTCGTCGATGAGGCGTACCATAACCTGCGACTGCGAACCGATCTTGGCTTACAGGGAACCGTGACGTTCGAGAGCCATACGAACCTTGGCGAGACTGACGACAGCTTATCTGAACACCTGCATCGTATGTCCATCGAGAAGGGCGATGCAGGCCAACCAGCCCcagcctcgaggccgccgagccgcAAGCCCCAGCGTAGGGCGCGGGGGAAGGGCAATCGGGCGGACCAGTTCTGCATACAACGCACCTCCGACGGTCGGAACATTCCTGCCGTGGCGATCGAGTACAAGGCGCCGCATAAGCTGGGGCGCAACGAGGTCGTCACAGGCCTGGCGTCCGAGATCCAGCCGGAACGCGACGTGATTAACAAAGACGGCGAGGGGTTCGCGTATGCTTCGAAGGcgcttgctgccgccgttgtcaCCCAGCTCTTCTCCTATATGATTGGCAAGGGCATCCAGTATGGATACGTGTGTACAGGCGAGGCCTTCGTCTTCCTACACATTCCAGATGATCCCACTACCGTCCGCTATCACGTATGCGTCCCCAATCTAGACGTCTTGGATAACGACGTGAATAGACTTCACCGTACGGCTGTCGCGCAGGTCTTCGCTTTTATCATCCAGGCCCTGCGTGTCGAGCCGCCTCCTCCGAGCTGGCATGACGCGGCTGCGGCCCTCGACACCTGGGCTGTAGAATATGACGACGTACTGAGAAAAATCCCCGAATCCGTACGCAAGGGCAAGCAAGCTCTCGCCTCTCCCTACAAACCCCAACGCTGGCGAGGCTTCAAGCGCTCGCCGATTCAGACACGCTCTCGCTGCAAGCAATCCGATACGAACACAAGTCTAAGGGACCATAGcagcgacgatgaagaagacaCTCGGCCTTTCTCTACACCAAGTCCATCAACTCGTCTTAACAAAAACGCCATAACTTTGTCAACAGGCACAGGCTCGACCGGTAAACAGGGTCAACGTCGGCAGGAAGAGCAAAAGAAGCAACAAAGGATACAAGACCGCCCGTTCTGCACTTCAAAATGCCTCCGAGGATTGGCATATGGCGGTCCAATGGACAAGACCTGTCCTAATTTTGAAGATCATGGACACCATCACATCAATCGAGAACAATTCCTCCGGTCCATCCTCATTCAGCTCGCTCAAGACCGCGGCCGCGATGCGGACGCCGTACCACTCTACCTATCCGGGTCGATTGGGTCGCTTTTCAAGGTGCGGCTATCATCCTCCGGCTACACACTTGTTGCCAAAGGCGTTGAGAGGGTTGACCTTGGTCGCTTGCGACACGAGAACGACTTATACGATCGATTGCAGCCCATCCAGGGGATACATGTACCGGTATGCCTTGGTAGTGTGGATCTAGTCCTCCCATACTACTACGACAGTGGTGTCTTTGAGCACTTCTTGTTCCTCAGCTGGGCTGGACTGCCTCTGTTTGACTTCATCAACCGAACTACCAAGGTCGATATTGTGAATAAGGTTACGGCAGCTTACAAGAGAATCCACAGGCTGCACATTCTTCACCATGATGCGGAGCCGCGCAACATCATGTACGATCAAAAAAGTGGCCACGTCATGATTGTGGATTTCGAGCGGGCCGAGTTCCGTAGTCGTCAACCCCTAGGCTCACTCGGCCCTAACGCTCAGAATCAGAGTAAGCGACGGAGAACACAGAAGCAAGGAAAGGATGATTTCGAGAAAGAACAGGAATCTGTCACTGGAAGCTTGTTGAGGCTGATGAAATGA